The following are from one region of the Rosistilla carotiformis genome:
- a CDS encoding alpha/beta hydrolase family protein produces MEPRRFVACLFALSLLVTSHQVVGQSATPELTTLDSHFPMQVPASKQAIETQNEHVRTMLRLANGLIPMPGLADPQPTIYGRREMDGYSIEKIYFESLPGFYVTGNLYRPAGATDAAPIVLSAHGHWTDGRFYDAGDKAARAAIAMGAERFESAAHNVIQARCVQFARMGCVVLNWDMVGHADSQQISIDRIHGFRTQPAEIENTADGWLLFSPQAESHLQSPMGLQTINTLQAVRVAQMLPGVDASRIAMTGASGGGTQTFVAAAIQPAITAAFPAVMVSTGMQGGCTCENACYLRIDGGNIHIASCIAPRWLGMTAADDWTRTMPTDGFPELQRVYELFGAKNRVSLAPAVHFRHNYNHVSRVACYAMLNKAFGLGLEEPILESDFQRLTAEELTVWDDQHPAPPAGLDFERKLLKDWHQSTQRKLQRSLALAEDKGAEFRDVAGPAVEAMVGYRADEAVSKAEFDLASKQEVDGSLVMTGDLTSAGDADKLPVYFNYPDQWNGNVTLVADVGGIAAVEKRLADPESEYAKLLASGTCIATCDLPAAQGDEAGTKQKLVRQDRLAACFTYGYNRALLLRRAKSLLALAQFMRNHERTPKQIQMDGLGEAGPIVAVAGAVAGPLVDGCRIERGDFRFQEVANIADANFVPGGARYLDLPGILALHAPRPLEVHGGAKGAFSATEAQYGKMGALGSLSFAEDKSAAGQ; encoded by the coding sequence ATGGAACCCCGCCGCTTTGTTGCCTGCCTGTTTGCACTGAGTCTATTGGTTACGAGTCACCAGGTTGTTGGCCAATCGGCCACGCCTGAATTGACGACGCTCGATTCCCACTTTCCGATGCAGGTCCCTGCCAGCAAGCAGGCGATCGAAACGCAGAACGAACATGTTCGCACGATGCTGCGATTGGCGAACGGATTGATTCCGATGCCCGGGTTGGCCGATCCGCAGCCGACGATTTACGGCCGCCGTGAAATGGACGGCTACAGCATCGAAAAGATCTATTTCGAGAGCCTGCCCGGTTTTTATGTGACCGGCAATTTGTACCGCCCCGCGGGTGCGACGGATGCTGCCCCGATCGTATTGAGCGCGCACGGCCACTGGACCGACGGTCGATTCTACGATGCCGGTGACAAAGCGGCACGAGCGGCGATCGCAATGGGGGCCGAGCGTTTCGAATCGGCAGCTCATAACGTTATCCAAGCTCGCTGCGTGCAGTTCGCGCGGATGGGATGTGTCGTCTTGAACTGGGACATGGTCGGGCATGCCGACAGCCAACAGATTTCGATCGACCGAATTCACGGTTTCCGCACCCAGCCCGCCGAGATCGAGAATACCGCCGACGGTTGGTTGCTGTTCAGCCCGCAGGCCGAAAGCCATCTGCAATCGCCGATGGGGTTGCAGACGATCAACACGTTGCAGGCGGTCCGCGTCGCCCAGATGTTGCCGGGCGTCGATGCGTCGCGAATCGCAATGACCGGTGCCAGTGGTGGCGGAACGCAGACGTTTGTCGCTGCCGCGATCCAACCGGCGATCACCGCCGCCTTTCCCGCCGTGATGGTCAGCACCGGGATGCAGGGGGGCTGCACCTGCGAAAACGCTTGCTATCTGCGCATCGATGGCGGAAACATCCACATCGCTTCGTGTATCGCACCGCGATGGCTGGGGATGACCGCTGCGGACGATTGGACCCGCACGATGCCAACCGACGGATTTCCCGAGCTGCAACGCGTCTACGAATTGTTTGGCGCCAAGAACCGCGTTAGCCTCGCCCCGGCGGTCCACTTCAGGCACAACTACAATCACGTCAGCCGCGTCGCCTGTTACGCGATGCTGAACAAAGCGTTTGGGCTGGGGCTGGAAGAACCGATCCTCGAATCCGATTTCCAGCGGCTGACTGCGGAGGAGCTGACCGTTTGGGATGATCAGCACCCTGCCCCGCCGGCTGGCTTGGACTTTGAACGGAAGCTGCTGAAGGATTGGCACCAGTCGACGCAGCGAAAACTTCAGCGGTCGCTAGCGCTTGCTGAGGACAAGGGAGCGGAATTCCGCGATGTCGCCGGGCCCGCGGTCGAAGCGATGGTTGGATACCGTGCCGATGAAGCCGTTTCAAAAGCTGAATTCGATTTAGCGTCGAAGCAGGAAGTCGATGGCAGCCTCGTGATGACGGGAGACCTGACGTCGGCCGGCGATGCGGACAAGTTGCCCGTCTACTTCAACTATCCCGATCAATGGAACGGTAACGTCACGCTGGTCGCCGACGTCGGCGGAATCGCGGCAGTGGAAAAACGCTTGGCCGATCCCGAGTCGGAATATGCGAAACTGCTGGCGTCGGGAACCTGCATCGCCACGTGCGATCTGCCGGCAGCCCAAGGGGATGAAGCGGGGACGAAGCAGAAGCTGGTCCGCCAGGATCGGCTGGCCGCTTGTTTTACCTACGGATACAACCGCGCACTGTTGCTGCGCCGCGCCAAGTCGCTGCTCGCGTTGGCTCAGTTCATGCGAAACCACGAGCGGACGCCAAAGCAGATCCAAATGGATGGTCTGGGGGAAGCGGGGCCGATCGTCGCGGTAGCCGGTGCTGTCGCGGGGCCGTTGGTCGACGGTTGCCGCATCGAACGCGGAGACTTCCGCTTCCAGGAGGTTGCCAACATCGCCGATGCCAACTTTGTCCCTGGTGGAGCTCGCTATTTGGACCTGCCAGGAATCTTGGCCCTCCATGCCCCGCGCCCGTTGGAAGTGCACGGTGGGGCAAAGGGAGCGTTTTCCGCAACGGAAGCTCAATACGGGAAGATGGGGGCACTGGGCAGCTTGTCGTTTGCAGAAGACAAGTCGGCCGCAGGTCAATGA
- the rnr gene encoding ribonuclease R: MEVSSELADAIVRYVHSPEYRPCKAKQIMQALELEDEQYREVRRTVKWLVLQGQLDYASNHLVIPPGEAHAAKRRQSSPMVRGIFRLAQAGFGFIRQEGTGEQAAPLEDVFVPEPYVADAFDGDFVEARLMTNRSRSRGGMEGHIERVIKRATRQFSGTFRKSGEENLVLLDGTHLKHPISVGDTRGLPLKNEDKVVVEVVQFPERDGSGGQGVIMEVLGSSKNPAVDTMAVMRQYGLPEEFPEEVMAAAREQADKFDESIPADRRDLTGLLTLTIDPFDARDFDDAISLQEIENDHWLLSVHIADVSHFIPEGSILDQDAKQRATSVYLPDRVVPMIPEIISNHLASLQPDRVRYAKTVEIEFTSGGAVVATQVYNSAIRSDCRLTYEQVDQFLETPDVMRQKLGDSICDLLQRMHTLAMKLRARRMEQGSLEMDLPEIKIDLDSNGKVRGAHLVVNTESHQVIEEFMLAANQGVATWFDDMKLDFLRRIHPAPERRKLRQLAQFLKELGIPGDDLENRHAVRRVLKSVKKTPLDYAVNYAVLKATNKAIYGPHREGHYALAMDHYCHFTSPIRRYPDLTIHRMVQKLTEGNKNPSDPMPVLIRMGHHCSDQEKNAEAAERELIRIKLLHHMNKNIGQTFEAVVTRVHPDGLYARGIKMPAEGYISIDKLPPDNYRFERKGHRLEGFREGNQFRLGDRIVVKIDKVDMQARELFYGLVGREAGKAPKHQLKNRAKPKTAAGKRYDKARVKKKLKQNQKRKR, translated from the coding sequence ATGGAAGTATCATCAGAACTCGCAGATGCGATCGTACGTTATGTTCACAGTCCCGAATATCGACCCTGCAAGGCGAAGCAGATCATGCAGGCGTTGGAGTTGGAGGACGAGCAGTATCGCGAAGTCCGCCGCACGGTGAAGTGGCTCGTCCTGCAAGGACAACTCGACTACGCATCGAACCATCTCGTGATTCCCCCCGGTGAGGCGCATGCGGCGAAGCGGCGGCAGAGTTCTCCGATGGTCCGGGGGATCTTTCGACTCGCTCAAGCTGGCTTTGGCTTTATCCGCCAAGAGGGGACCGGCGAACAAGCGGCTCCGCTGGAGGACGTCTTTGTTCCCGAACCTTATGTCGCCGACGCCTTCGACGGCGACTTTGTCGAAGCTCGCTTGATGACGAACCGTTCGCGATCGCGCGGTGGGATGGAAGGCCACATCGAACGGGTGATCAAACGCGCCACGCGGCAGTTTTCAGGAACGTTCCGCAAAAGCGGGGAAGAGAATCTCGTCCTCTTGGACGGCACGCATCTGAAGCATCCGATCTCGGTCGGCGACACTCGAGGGCTGCCGCTGAAGAACGAGGACAAAGTGGTTGTCGAAGTCGTTCAGTTCCCCGAACGCGATGGCAGCGGCGGCCAGGGCGTGATCATGGAGGTGTTGGGAAGCAGCAAAAATCCGGCTGTCGATACGATGGCGGTGATGCGGCAATACGGTTTGCCCGAAGAGTTCCCCGAAGAAGTGATGGCCGCGGCGCGGGAACAAGCCGACAAGTTCGACGAATCGATTCCGGCCGACCGCCGCGATCTCACCGGTCTACTGACGTTGACGATCGATCCGTTTGATGCTCGCGATTTCGACGATGCGATCTCGCTGCAGGAGATCGAAAACGATCACTGGCTGCTGTCGGTTCATATCGCCGACGTTTCGCACTTCATTCCTGAAGGATCGATCCTGGACCAGGACGCCAAGCAACGCGCGACCAGCGTCTATCTGCCCGACCGCGTCGTGCCGATGATCCCCGAGATCATCAGCAACCACTTGGCCAGCCTGCAGCCCGATCGGGTTCGGTATGCGAAGACTGTCGAAATCGAATTCACATCCGGCGGTGCGGTTGTCGCCACGCAGGTCTACAACAGCGCGATCCGCAGCGATTGCCGTCTGACCTACGAACAGGTCGATCAGTTCTTAGAAACCCCCGATGTGATGCGGCAAAAGCTGGGGGATTCGATCTGCGATCTGTTGCAGCGGATGCACACGTTGGCGATGAAGTTACGCGCTCGCCGCATGGAACAGGGCTCTCTGGAAATGGACCTGCCCGAGATCAAGATCGATCTCGATTCCAACGGCAAGGTCCGCGGTGCGCATCTGGTCGTCAACACCGAAAGCCACCAGGTGATCGAAGAGTTTATGCTCGCGGCAAACCAAGGCGTTGCGACTTGGTTCGACGACATGAAGCTGGATTTCCTGCGCCGCATCCACCCCGCTCCCGAGCGCCGCAAGTTGCGACAGTTGGCTCAATTCCTGAAAGAGCTCGGCATTCCTGGGGACGACTTGGAGAACCGCCACGCGGTCCGCCGAGTCTTGAAGTCGGTGAAGAAAACGCCGCTGGACTACGCGGTGAATTACGCCGTCCTTAAAGCAACCAACAAAGCGATCTACGGTCCGCATCGCGAAGGGCACTACGCCTTGGCGATGGATCACTATTGCCACTTCACCAGCCCGATTCGCCGTTATCCCGACCTCACGATCCATCGGATGGTGCAGAAGCTAACCGAAGGGAACAAAAATCCCAGCGATCCGATGCCGGTGCTGATCCGCATGGGCCACCACTGTAGCGATCAAGAGAAGAATGCCGAGGCCGCGGAACGCGAATTGATCCGCATCAAGCTGCTGCATCATATGAATAAGAACATCGGGCAAACGTTTGAGGCGGTGGTGACGCGCGTGCATCCCGACGGACTGTATGCCCGCGGGATCAAGATGCCCGCCGAAGGTTACATCTCGATCGATAAACTGCCACCGGACAACTATCGTTTCGAACGCAAGGGGCACCGCTTGGAAGGCTTCCGCGAAGGGAACCAGTTCCGGCTGGGCGATCGAATCGTGGTCAAGATCGATAAAGTCGACATGCAGGCCCGCGAGCTGTTTTATGGACTGGTCGGCAGAGAGGCTGGCAAGGCACCCAAACACCAGTTGAAAAACAGAGCCAAACCCAAGACTGCCGCAGGAAAGCGATACGACAAAGCTCGCGTGAAAAAGAAACTGAAACAGAATCAAAAACGAAAGCGTTAA